A segment of the Terribacillus aidingensis genome:
AAAGGCTGATCGAAAGAATAATCTCCTATTACATCACCTGTAAGGCATGTTTGCCCGCCAAGGCGATATGTGAATGGCTTCTCGCCAGATTCGCCTGAGCCTAATAGAGGGGGGCGATATGGCATTTCCAATACATCTGGCATATGACAAGTTGCGGAAGTATCAAGAATGGCTATTTCAATTCCATTCTTATGAATATCAAGCACTGATGTAATCAGATAGCCTGCATTAAGCGCAATGGCTTCTCCTGGCTCTAGATATACTTCTAGATCGTACTTTTCCTGCATTCTATTAATACACTTTTCTAGAGTGGGGATATCATAATCCTCTCTAGTGATATGGTGACCGCCGCCAAAGTTGATCCATTCCATTTGCGGCAGCCATTGACCGAATTTTTCTTCCACGGCATTTAGAGTCGTCTCTAAATCGTCCGAATTCTGCTGGCAAAGGGTATGGAAGTGCAGTCCTGAAACACCTTCAAGCAACTCTGGAGAGAAATCTTCCTGTTTCACTCCGAATCTGGAACCTGGGGCACATGGATCATAAATTTCATGTCCATCTTGTGTGGAACATTCAGGGTTAATACGCAAGCCAACTTTTCTGCCAGCCTCAAGAGCCTTATCCTTAAATTTTTCCAGCTGTGAGAAAGAGTTAAAGATAATATGATCACAAATGGATATGATTTCGTCGATTTCATCTTCACGATAGGCAGGGGCAAAGACATGATTTTCCTTGCCCATTTCCTCGTAACCTAGACGAGCTTCGAACAGGCCGCTCGCTGTTGTGCCGCTTAAATACTTTCCAATCAAGGGGTACATTGCTGTCATGGAAAAAGCTTTTTGAGCTAACACAATTTTTGCACCTGTACGCTGCATGACGCCATTCAGGATTTTTAGATTCTTTTCGACGAGACCTTCGTCAACTACATAACAAGGGGTTGGTAATTCTTCAAACCGCATGTTATCGAACGGACTCCTGATCTTTAGCTGCAGGCTCCTCAACAAGCACTGGATTGAAGTCTTCTACCCAAGGAAGGCCCCATTTGTTCAGCTCTTCCATGAATGGATCTGGATCAAACTCTTCAATGTTAAACACGCCTGGTTTGTTCCATTTGCCAGTCATGATCATAGCTGCTCCAATCATGGCAGGAACGCCAGTTGTATAAGAGACAGCTTGAGAACCAACTTCTCTGTAGCATGCTTGGTGGTCACAGACATTGTATACATAGTAAGTTTTTTCTTTGCCGTCTTTTTTACCTTTGAAGATACAGCCAATGTTTGTTTTTCCAACTGTACGCGGTCCAAGTGTTGCTGGATCTGGTAATACAGCTTTTAGGAACTGAAGTGGAATAATCTGTTTTCCTTCGAATTCGATTGGTTCGATGGAAGTCATTCCTACATTTTCAAGAGCTTTAAGGTGTGTAAGGTAGCTTTGGCCAAATGTCATGAAGAAACGAATACGCTTGATACCAGGGATATTTACAGCAAGAGATTCAAGCTCTTCATGGTAAAGCAAGTACATATCTTTTTTACCAACTTCAGCAAAGTCATACTCACGCTTGATTTCCATTGGTTCTGTTTCGATCCATTCGCCATTTTCCCAATATCTTCCGTTAGCAGAAACCTCACGGATATTGATTTCAGGATTGAAGTTCGTTGCGAAAGGATAGCCATGGTCTCCGCCATTACAGTCAAGGATATCGATATATTCGATTTCATCAAAGTAATGCTTTAGTGCATATGCAGAAAACACACCTGTAACACCTGGATCAAAACCGCTGCCTAAAAGAGCAGTGATTCCTGCTTTTTCAAAACGCTCGCGGTATTCCCACTGCCATTTGTATTCAAATTTAGCTGTATCCTCTGGCTCGTAGTTTGCTGTGTCCATATA
Coding sequences within it:
- a CDS encoding saccharopine dehydrogenase family protein, whose product is MGKALIIGAGGVASVAVHKAVQNSEVFEEICIASRTKSKCDELKAKLDGGKTKITTAQVDADNVDELIALIEEVKPDIVMNLALPYQDLTIMDACLATKTHYMDTANYEPEDTAKFEYKWQWEYRERFEKAGITALLGSGFDPGVTGVFSAYALKHYFDEIEYIDILDCNGGDHGYPFATNFNPEINIREVSANGRYWENGEWIETEPMEIKREYDFAEVGKKDMYLLYHEELESLAVNIPGIKRIRFFMTFGQSYLTHLKALENVGMTSIEPIEFEGKQIIPLQFLKAVLPDPATLGPRTVGKTNIGCIFKGKKDGKEKTYYVYNVCDHQACYREVGSQAVSYTTGVPAMIGAAMIMTGKWNKPGVFNIEEFDPDPFMEELNKWGLPWVEDFNPVLVEEPAAKDQESVR
- the nspC gene encoding carboxynorspermidine decarboxylase, giving the protein MRFEELPTPCYVVDEGLVEKNLKILNGVMQRTGAKIVLAQKAFSMTAMYPLIGKYLSGTTASGLFEARLGYEEMGKENHVFAPAYREDEIDEIISICDHIIFNSFSQLEKFKDKALEAGRKVGLRINPECSTQDGHEIYDPCAPGSRFGVKQEDFSPELLEGVSGLHFHTLCQQNSDDLETTLNAVEEKFGQWLPQMEWINFGGGHHITREDYDIPTLEKCINRMQEKYDLEVYLEPGEAIALNAGYLITSVLDIHKNGIEIAILDTSATCHMPDVLEMPYRPPLLGSGESGEKPFTYRLGGQTCLTGDVIGDYSFDQPLKSGDRLVFGDMAIYSMVKTNTFNGMPLPAIAVRDKDGDCKVVREFGYQDFKTRLA